NNNNNNNNNNNNNNNNNNNNNNNNNNNNNNNNNNNNNNNNNNNNNNNNNNNNNNNNNNNNNNNNNNNNNNNNNNNNNNNNNNNNNNNNNNNNNNNNNNNNNNNNNNNNNNNNNNNNNNNNNNNNNNNNNNNNNNNNNNNNNNNNNNNNNNNNNNNNNNNNNNNNNNNNNNNNNNNNNNNNNNNNNNNNNNNNNNNNNNNNNNNNNNNNNNNNNNNNNNNNNNNNNNNNNNNNNNNNNNNNNNNNNNNNNNNNNNNNNNNNNNNNNNNNNNNNNNNNNNNNNNNNNNNNNNNNNNNNNNNNNNNNNNNNNNNNNNNNNNNNNAATAGACCAAAATAGCCATACCTGTTCAAACTTGAAAGTTGGTGTGAGGTAATAGTTCGATTCACTCATCTCCCCAACAGGGATTGTAACTGGACCTCTGGAATATGATCCATCCTGCGTATCACACAAATGGAAACATTAACGGATGAAACCTAGACAATGCACAAAAACCGATTCTAACCCCACCACCACAAAGACAATAACAACATCCATTATCTCAGCCAAAAGAAGGGAGAATGAGAGCTAGACTAGTAGTTGCCATGAAAACTATGTAAGGTAGATGATCAACCAATGGTTCTAAGAATAAGCCATACCTCAAAGTAAACGAGTCCAGGCTCGTCTACCATAGAATCTTCTTCCATGACATCACTTGCTTTCAAGTTAAAAGACTCAAACTTAGGCAAACGGCTATCTACACCAGTGTGATCAACCAATATCTCCTCTTTACTCTCACCAACCTGGAAAAACTCTCCATGAGGATTCAAAGTAACCCAATTGATCTTCCTCTGTATCACAGACTCAGTAGTAGCTCCTCTAGAAGGAGATGGTAAAGCTTCAATCTTGGTAAGAGTATAACAATCATAAAGACTCTCATTCTTCTTCCCAATTTCAATAGGTTCCATCTCTGCAGTAATTGGAGAGAACACAGCTCCTACACCTTTCCAAATCCCACTCACACTACTCGCAAACGTCCTCCACACTGGCTTAATCACAGGTTCCTACGAAATCAATTTCTAATCACAATACAGCTAATTTCACAGACGAAATCTGAGAAATTGAAGAAATACGAAAACCTGGGTTTGAAGAACAGTCTCAGATTCGATCAACATCGTCCCCGAAACCAAAACCCTACCATGTTTACCCTTCCTTCCTCCTCCACCTAACctcttccctcttcttcttccctttggcTTCACCTTACGCTTATCCTTCTCCGCCATTTCGTTATCTACGCTCCATGTATTCTCTTTGTTACCTTTCATAGTCACTTTCCCTTTGTTTCCCGCCGGACGGCTATTTCCGTCGTTTGGTCTGGATCCCTGCGCCACGATTTTTCTCTCGCCGGCATTGTTTCGCCGCCGGAGATTGCAGATTGAAGGAACAAGAAGAGCGTTTTGAAATCCAAAGCATAGATTGTGGTTGTGACATgagagtggagaagaagaagtgaagcttTTGCAGAGATGGAGAGATGGCGTTTGCATCGTTTTCTGGAGAATCATatcgaagaagatgagagaaacacaaaatttaCTTCGATCGCGTTGAAAAcaatattgataaataaatgGGCCGTCATTACAGAATTAAGCCCATAATATTTAGAAGTAGATAAATCTTTGATACAGGCCTAGGCCCATAATATTCAATATCGCCTTTTAATTGTCTAAAGTATGATCGATCATACAATAAGGGGTGGAAAATATCAATatagcatctttttttgttttggggaaATAAACTGTGATTGGCTAGGAAGGTTACTGGTGATCGACGTTTCCTTTAAGGCCGACAAAGTTAATGGACCACAAGGTGTTTTTAAAAGtagtcttttttctttctttcttttttaagcTTAAAAGGTGTAATCATGACTTTTTcaatctcatttttttaaaacaatgttGATAACTTTTTCgtgtattaattaattatcaattAGTACTACTAATATACATGCATACTGGAGAGATCAAGAGTTCAAGACATTGAAAAACTAACATTAAGACGAATTTTTCGGATTGatggttttattttctaataattgtTTTGAAACTATAAAAATGATGCATTGGCGAATGAAGCATGACCAGACAGAGGTCATCGGAGAgtaggttttttaatttttattttggcgTAAAGCTAAAGGAAagtcataaaaaatatagtatacattaaaaggaaagaaacattgaaattaataaacaattagTTGACAAATTCGACAGCGGGAGAAACATTACATGAAGGCCATAAACTAAATAGCTTTGACCAAATCTCAAAGTAAATCAGTGTTGAGATTCAAAAGAAGATATTAGATATCTATTCCAACTGGTGCAACGGTAGTTGTACCGTTGTGTCGCCGTAGTTTCATAGTTtccaatttatttattgtttctatGATGacgatattttgaataaaagatcATAATATTTGAATAGTTGTGTTTGcaaatttggttttttagtCAATATTTACAATTGTATGTTACTCATTCAAGAGCAATCTTACAGTTTTGTCTGTCATATATTATATCTTCCGgatttttttgattagaaaatttaggttttgttttgtaagttTTGGTTTGAAAATAGGTTTGACAATTTATACAGTGACTCATGCATACACATAAGatatgtataattattttacttttaatacaaaaattaaactcatatatatctGAGATAGCATTATAAGGTTGGTTTAccaatatttgaaatatttttatgagACAATTCGATAAAGTAGTTGACATGATTACTTGAAAGTGAGAGGAGCCATGCTTCGAGTCTTTTCCTTGCGCGCGATTATAGTTATGATGATCATTACGTACGTATGAAAGTATGATGATCAGATTTCTTTCATAGAAGATAATTTGTATGTTGTTCACTAACccaataaaaaacttaaaaaaaaaaaaaaatgatatgtatgGTATTTGATAATACACGTAGATAGAAAGCTCGCAGCAATTACTTAAAGTTCAAGTAAAGGGGTGGCAATTATCTATGTTCGTGCTCCTTTCCTACCACGAAAGGATGATCGCTTTTTAATTTGTAGGTATAAAAACTATTGTATATTCATACTTTGAGATCTAGGAAAACACTAAAGTAGAATTCAAATAACCCAAATTGAATAGAAAATTGTTAATTTAGTTGGATAGAGAAAAGAATGTTCTGAAAAGGAGTGTGAATGATGTGGTCGTCCAAAGTGTTGAATGCTAATGACCAGTCATGAGTAATGAGTTCCATTCACGCTAAATCACGTGGACTAGAATAGATTACACGTACCGTAAGCTCTAGAAATCTAGAGATTTCAGcaatattatacaaaaaaaaaacaaaaaaaaaaagaatgtcaaAAAAGagtttgtttctgaattttcaGCTGTAAATGTAGCATATTTCCAAAAAAgtttcatataaaaattaaaacaaaaaatatctccTTAGAGACATGTCACATGTTCGACATATGATTGATTTACAATCTCGTGGACCATAAAAACCAAAGAGAGTAAATTATAACAGAGGCCGGCTTTTAGTTAAACTTCACCCATCAAAACATATAGATGGCTCATCTCATCCCACCTTGCCTATTGCAATTGTCCCCGACCGGCGCCGTGATGACATTTTTAGGTAATTTTGATCTTAAACTCATTAAAACTACAATGTACATGCAATTTGACATTTAAAATAACATCTATGATAATTTTGTTGAACTAATTATAACAGCTTTAGCTCAaccatattatttttgttttgtcatataTTACAGGGGTATcaatgattaataaaaaaagattagaagTCGTTGACGTTTGACTAAAGTGGCAAAATTAATTAACCAAATGCGCCGTGACCTAACCagtcacctttttttttccGACTTGTGACGAGGCTGATAAGGATTGAAGTACACGCGCGGGAGCCTAATAATATATGACACCTGGACTCTCCCACCAGCCCTGCCCGTCGTTACAATGACGTAACTATAAAATTcccattttctctattttatttttttttccgaagAAAAAAGAAGGGGAAACTAAAGAATATTAAGAAAGAAAC
The sequence above is drawn from the Camelina sativa cultivar DH55 chromosome 4, Cs, whole genome shotgun sequence genome and encodes:
- the LOC104783029 gene encoding uncharacterized protein LOC104783029 isoform X1, whose protein sequence is MILQKTMQTPSLHLCKSFTSSSPLSCHNHNLCFGFQNALLVPSICNLRRRNNAGERKIVAQGSRPNDGNSRPAGNKGKVTMKGNKENTWSVDNEMAEKDKRKVKPKGRRRGKRLGGGGRKGKHGRVLVSGTMLIESETVLQTQEPVIKPVWRTFASSVSGIWKGVGAVFSPITAEMEPIEIGKKNESLYDCYTLTKIEALPSPSRGATTESVIQRKINWVTLNPHGEFFQVGESKEEILVDHTGVDSRLPKFESFNLKASDVMEEDSMVDEPGLVYFEDGSYSRGPVTIPVGEMSESNYYLTPTFKFEQCLVKGCHKRLRVVHTIEFANGGADIQIMRVGVYEEQWVSPSNYEEQSDNDAPLELKPFSQRKRIQPSELTGSWKVFEVSATPLYGDEAEFEQPGESTPVVYLCTEALKRRNLPETYVSFGEEEMIDMQDVSVMWLPGGVTAYVDVKKDGVLCVGVGWYSDEGINLVMERDYDLDGNLKEVRSKSEMKRRWTEEPK